DNA sequence from the Lycium barbarum isolate Lr01 chromosome 5, ASM1917538v2, whole genome shotgun sequence genome:
tatatactatttccttcaaggtgaggcagaatatgtataaatgctccataatggaatcgggggttcacgaccttatgtcaccccgatagagtataattgtcttaagtttccagtcatgcattatgctAATAATATGAGGAGAATATGATGAGTTTATGATATGCACATGATGATATTAcgccgcgcctatatggccaggtagacaccgctaaggcgggcagttatatgtatacaccatgtctagacgacatgggcagacatacacaccactatagtgggcagcttataccccggacgcaggaggcctggacgcaggcttatacattatcacaccgtacctatatggacgggcagcttatacattaccacaccgtacctatatggacgggcagcttatacatttatgcatatatgatatgatggtggATATGAAgcaagtcagcatgtgctatttctttcataagtgacagtcatatacagttgcttccttattgatgcttcttttgtctcattgacgtactattattgtttatgcctctcatactcagtacaatgttcatactgacgtccgttttctttggacgttgtgtccatgcctacaggtagacaaggaggtgatcctgatccagactcataggagctagcagctgatttgagagcactccattgttcggaggtactcgtgattattcttttgtgtacatgtatattttgggcatgacggggtcttgtcccgtccttatgtctagcactccagtagaggctcctagatacgcagtgtgggttatatggcctcacgaggttgctattatgtacatatatatgtatatgattttgatagccgagaagcttatgtatataaaagtatttatgtttccaaatgagatatgactttcttatgatttgagtataaatgcgataaaagagcattaaatgagtatgatgagtaatagaacgagcgttgcttggtggttagccccgggtacccgtcgcggcccctagtcgggtcgtgacaaaggtggtatcagagcagttcagtcctaggaagtgtctactagccgaatctagtagagtcttgtttatagtgtgtggcgcgccacgctaataaacaagaggctacagggcatttaggaaaaatgaccatctttcatcttaagagatcgtgcgatagagctgtattataagattatcccctccttAATAGCGTGCTatgatttcagcaaagctgatgaaaggaaaagctacggcagcccaaaaaggaaagatagtggttgaagaagaGCTTGAACGGGAGTCGTCTATAGATATGGAAGAGGGCGAAGCCCAGAAAAAGGCCCCACCTCGATTTTCCGATATTTTGCCGACTTTAGAGGACCACATGGGAGCCTTaattttagctccagcaccccccgttcctccaccagaagccccgggccaagagatgagacaggctattcttttactgactcaattggtagcctcTCAAGCTCAGCAGCaagatgtgggccacgataacaggggttggagaaagggagttaattcttccgggtttgatcatgagttcagggttatccaaggcaacaattctctaggcattgttcgttcaacaagtggtgctcctccacagtttcctagacccagatttgatggacctacttattctaggtcaccccagagtcttagagtttccagttctcggattcggagtggttctagtcagacgagatcctcggtaccgcgatgtactcagtgtcgcaagttacattcTGGAACGTGCCACTTGGGcttggatgtttgttatacctgtgctcggccaggccatattatgcgggactgcccatggaggcgtggtagagataaggtgcgacctatggggttagtagtTGACTCATCATCATTGATACGCCccccaaggccacagatgttagtaggtggtgatagagaccaaagaggaacgctCAGTCCAAGTGGATCCTAGCATCATATCCacgcgttagctgagcgacaggatcctgagtcttcctCTGATATTGTTCCAGGTACATTGTTAGTATCCttttatgatatgtgtgcatcgattgattcggatcctatgctgtcatgtatcacccccattgtgatgattgtgttgaggtgaaaaatctgagccaatccgacaaATTGAGATGTCTACTCTTGTTAGTgccctagtgatagccagaatcgtgatttacgagtaagttgattgacagggagtgaatataaataatatgtgtatgtatataagtattgaaATTCTAGACCGaatgtgcaggcacaacttatgagacaagccctattatttatatcctttaatggtaagtgatcctGTGTTGTTCAGTTATGTATTATGTGTGTATGGATATAATAactgtagagagatgttttagagagaaggggtgtgatgtacaagtgaaatgaaataagccttggtccccttatttaatgacttgaaaatctgatttgaagtgcacagtggtcgtaaacttggtttacggtccgtattctagtttacggaccgtccttcatggtcgtatttaatcataacagaaccagaaactcaggctgaagcatggtgatttacgatcacggtttacgggccgcaaaccattttacggtccgtattttgggtcctatttaaccatttgatcaattggcagaaagttgaagttttggaagccaaaatacgacatggaagtttacggaccgtatgctactttacggtccgtatttcactttacgaccaactggccagaatgcaagcctgcaacttttcacattttcaaaacctataattagtcattgcggagcataacctatctcttatcgcaattgcctttggaatcttatttagggtcatcaaatgtcgttttttactcatggaaacatcatacactcgtgctcatcactaggtcattcacttgcgtaccaacggaagattttccgaggtgtaacattctcccccccttaagaacattcgacctcgaatgttaaagccttcaggaattctataaaaatttcgccagagtttcccctataatatggcactaccatcctgccacaacaacctataatatcgatgcctcacagggccacaacacaatagcataaaaatttggccacacgacccaaaaagcataaaaggaaaacatgcataccttatgatttcgaCGTcccatcttggacttcttccaagggatgaaataaatgcgggtatctggatcgcatactctcttctgcttcccatgtcatctcatctcgtttactgcttctccatagaaccttaaccgaggccacttctttgtttctaagcctccgtacttgcctgtctagtatggcaatgggtacttcttcataagtcaatttctctgtcacttgcacatcatttactgggacgatcctggtaggatctccaatacatttccggagcatcgagacgtggaaaactggaggaactgactccaaatcgggaGCTAGAAACCCAGGTTGCATGTAGGTCGCGGGCCGATGAACTTAGTTCCGCCAACATTGACTCACCCGATTGGTAACTTGTACTTCTTGCTATACAAAGCCCTATATGGCGCTGTCTCAGttgtcctttttatatttgttgacctctccaagtaccttccatattttctccctatatttacCTCATATTACACCCGCTGCCAAtttatttctacgtcctttcgtAACCATCACGATATGCCAGCATACtccgaactctggccctgagttAATAAGTCCCCCTTTATGAAGCTTAAATCGTCGTAGTTCATTTTAGGTCTAGcacgttctccccccccccccccccccctttattaagagggtctacacacgcctatgccctttaagtaatcATCGCCTTTCGTGattttcttacaattgtagttccTTCATTGCGGAGTCTGTCACgtctatctccttgctaactaTGTTCCCGTGTACTACTGTGTTAGGaatttctagccttaactagtatGGATCCAgtatcggtcttaccctgtgacatctgtacttatgtctttcactccatctcttgaattccgttcggTTAGTATCTTCTATATATCGCAACACCGTTTGCTAGGACTCTACAGTCATAAATGAGAtgttacatgtatatatatttattaccatttcacttacaaacatttccaaacgctattcgaaCTTACTTTAATCCTGAAACAGTGTCGTGTTTTCTTCCTTTTcactagtctagtccgtctcagtctacgcgacctctataagatttctaaccactccacatattccaatttcccttaggttgCCCTAActtcacattcgtctcctatacctacatttatgaaattttccgtacacttcccagggggtcacccatgcTGAAATTGCTCTcactctagcacgcttaacctcaaaactttaatgcatttcggtgtcttaatgctagTATTTTTCCCTCCACTCCCCAGCACTACCTTTATCATGTAATCTGGGGCAAGTTAGGGTCTTGACAATTTCTGAAACGCTCTCGTAACGCATCTTTcccttttaattactattttagcctccgCAAACCCTAATATTCACATTTTACCAATGTGTACGGCTACTTTTCGTCATGAATTTATAAATACCGAATACGCTCAGCAATACAAAGAGTGGTATATGATAGAGTAGAATCTAGATCaattaacacatacatataataggaaaatgccgatagtgtacctgtagccgcgtctggggaaggttcaggatcctgccgtcctgccaatgcatatatacggtgtggaggaccggctgaactgggtgcccctcctctgcctcggccacggcttgctggagcctgggaggtctgtccaggagggcgcacggtcgatgaCGAACCAATTTCCAAGCCGGCGGGCTGAGCTCTGTCTCCCTCATTCCTTAGTGGgtaatcacgcatcaaatggtcagtccgaccacaggcaaaacatgCACCTGTATCTAGGTaacactgtccagagtgtggcctgccacaccgagcacatcgtagTGGGGGTTGCCCCGTCTTGTTaaaatcagctctatactgggaccctgaagctctggcactctgatctggtcctgaataggtagggcgatcaaatctcccaCTCGCAAATCGAGGAGCTGCGCTAGCCGCTGGTTGGCCTGAATGCCTGGATTGCTGCTGTGCttgtccctctctatactcattTCTAGTCTCGAAAGGTCTGGCCCTTTTCCTGGAACCCCTATCCGAATAACGCTCACCTCTCTGTAGCTGGtgttgttcctccaggttttgggcgtgggcctgaatacgagcaatagtcattccatcctggagtgaagccatCAAGAAGTCCTtaattaaatgtggccccaacccactcacgaaccgatgtacatgatctcccatatcagccaccatggctggagcatacctggctaaagaattaaaacggagactatattcacggacgctcatatttccctgtttgagattcaaaaacatatcagctcgagcccgtcgaatctccggtggtaaataatgtcgcaggaatgcttctgtgaactcttgccaaaccgggggaggtgcatttgctccccttgaagatatccaattattataccactggaccgctacatcccgcaatctatatgaagccaactctactgactctgtatctaatgcatgtattatcctcagtgtcctcagcatctcgtctataaaactttgccggtcttcctctggtttcgatccataaaactccggaggtttcagggtgataaaatcacgggctcttgcactcactGCCCTGTCTCCCTGGTctgcatcttgccgctgagcttgtgcggcaactaactgggtcagcaactgaatagcctctgttatctgctggcccgaagctgctggcggtggaactggaggtgttGGGCTAGAGCTGGAGCTCTCTCCTGCTTTGCTGATACAGGGGAAGCAGGAGAAATCTGGGGAGGAGCCTCGTTTtgagattcgccttcttctacttccgccggtggcccctgttcaactcttcttccagccactgtcttgcccttttgggccgccgtagctttcctcttcaccggcATCACTGAAACCACAACACAGGATTAGGAAAGAACATGgaaacctggtaacatagctctatcgcacgatctagagtacaaagaaggtcaaatatcctaaatgccctgcagccccctgtttataagtgcggcgcgcttcacacccataaacaggactctactggacacggctcgtagacaatccctgggacgaactgctctgataccacttttgtcacgacccaactagggccgcgacaggtacccgatacgatcataccgagcacctcttatctatcGTTTACctttactactgagtgggccgtatgaactataccatattttttttttgttacttaacacTGTCATtactagcataattataaacaagtgttaataaaCTTTGTTAACATATTACACAACCACAAGGACGAATAAGGGTGCaagcatctaactgtacatatctgtctacgagcctctaaacaaaatacatatagtaACAAGAAAggtcgggtgctgccgtgcccgaatatgtacacaaaagtagtaccaatgaactgaagctccggaacaactggagcgctctcaatgtatcgcgggtggagctcctagggaccGAACTCGTCTACCTatttacctgcgtggcatgaaacgcagcgtccacaagaagggacgtcagtacgagtaatgtaccgagtatgtaaggcataagaaaagcaacataataaagaacataaagtatgaataacaatGTCATGGGATCATAGAGCATGTAGTGacataagagagtaacctgtacatatgaatgcctttttggccggatgccatgcatgcttatctttcctttgaaaacatttctttttcacatacatagaaaatagaacatttcatagcgccgaacaacgccggctcgcccacatatgtcccgcgtccgggatgaaatttacgccaactgaccaggtggcaatgcgtctatagcgcaacatatctccctttccccatatcccccatatacatatacatatgtcatatacatatatcatatagtcatcatgtatgagagcccaaagaaagtcatgtatccatcggagtgacataaggtcggtaacctccgattacattatgggataatcatggacgctttgtctcgccttgaaggaactagtactataaggcgagactataaaTGAATAATagtattaagagaaaacatataataagatcataaacctcataaggCGTCCACTTAtattcttgaagtctttagaaagtagagTCATATTCAAGGAGTAAAGTTGAGGGTCAAGAACTAACtctatattctcatattcatattgaatccataacTTGGAGATTTTCAACCATGAAACCAtattcatcataatcatcatagacatattctcatctttgacaacatggttttcattacaaaaacatgtccgtcgtcataatcataaaagcttacaagaTCATAAACCATTGTTTTGGAAGAATATAgacatttttggaaaatatttacgggttatcatggataggatcatgccttaaaattctaaacatctaacttttaaaaacgaggaaaatatggaaacagttATAAAGCCATAGcgcaggaatcatgcctttgaaagaaagggacgagccttaacataccttgtccgcttccctAGTCAATgcaacttaactcttggccttcccaaaatctataacaatgttaatgaatatAAACATTAGCTATGGGTGTCCAAGAATCTcattctaaactaacactttgtctaccgaagtTTCGgcacatttcccctgtaaatacaccatccccgagaatctaactcggccaattcttATCaataacaatccgagaatttaactcggccaaattatcaacacaaTTCCaataatcatactaacaactttaacaatttatccaaaatacattctaactttaataatccTTACTACATAATCCATCGGCACTTCAtttgtattcaattcaatcacatacaatcaaaccaatacCAATGataccacattcaagtattaccccgaaatcattccaacacgattcaagaatacttcaaacaacttacataacatcccaaacaacccaattaacatactacttcccccgagcccttccaacttcaataagaacaataacaacctaattccttctttcaaattcaattacaacaacccaataatTTACACTCTAACAACATCATCTCCCATAattgcaagaacattatattcaattcaccttaacttctAAAATAAGtttccaactactacaacttcactagaatcatccaacttttattatcaacatagcatccacaacaacaacaaccaaacactagataaaataattaaatcattattcctacacctacatatacatgcacggccaaacaccatatatatatggccacaacatacatctctattttcatgattttcattcacttttgcatactacaacatacataatcacccataacatataagaaagggattaaaccttacctttcccttgacttcccacttagctatgttttgtaacttgcaagaatatggatttttcttgctccaaggaccacttcactttgctaagaacccttcaattggtagaaaataatttttgaagaaatttttttccaaggttcttgtgggaTTTggatatggccgaatggccttagtttttctccttctttttttgttcatcaaagttcttgaagtttctaaggaaataaataaatactaagatgacttagtcatcttttattttggtCCATTAAGCTTCTAGGTGGGCTAAGCCTACTCCAAATGggacggcccaaatggcccctttaattccaagcccatttttttttgttttattttgcacttcatgaaaaatttaatttttccaaattcaaactatttctcaaaacgtcactattcatcattcatgacccactttaccatattcttctaatgaccaagcatttcaactctcaaataccttaaacaacatataaacatcatgaatcttaccttcgatgttgtaggaacaagacttagttgataatactccacttgagcaaaaaccctagtttatctccaatgagatttcttgacttgaatgatctttaatgggtttgcttacacttgattcacttgttttgtgttgttgatcactaaaaacccttgaaaacttatggaatatatgtagagagatgttttagagagaaggggtgtgatgtacaagtgaaatgaaataagccttggtccccttatttaatgacttgaaaatctgatttgaagtgcacagtggtcgtaaacttggtttacggtccgtattctagtttacggaccgtccttcatggtcgtatttaatcataacagaaccagaaactcaggctgaagcatggtgatttacgatcacggtttacgggccgcaaaccattttacggtccgtattttgggtcctatttaaccatttgatcaattggcagaaagttgaagttttggaagccaaaatacgacatggcagtttacggaccgtatgccactttacggtccgtatttcactttacgaccaactggcaaaaatgcaagcctgcaacttttcacatttccaaaacctataattagtcattgcatagcataacctctctcttatcgcaattgcctttggaatcttatttagggtcatcaaatgtcgtttcttactcatggaaacatcatacactcgtgctcatcactaggtcattcacttgcgtaccaacggaagattttccgaggtgtaacattctcccccccttaagaacattcgacctcgaatgttaaagccttcgggaattctataaat
Encoded proteins:
- the LOC132641040 gene encoding uncharacterized protein LOC132641040 yields the protein MLRTLRIIHALDTESVELASYRLRDVAVQWYNNWISSRGANAPPPVWQEFTEAFLRHYLPPEIRRARADMFLNLKQGNMSVREYSLRFNSLARYAPAMVADMGDHVHRFVSGLGPHLIKDFLMASLQDGMTIARIQAHAQNLEEQHQLQRGERYSDRGSRKRARPFETRNEYREGQAQQQSRHSGQPAASAAPRFASGRFDRPTYSGPDQSARASGSQYRADFNKTGQPPLRCARCGRPHSGQCYLDTGACFACGRTDHLMRDYPLRNEGDRAQPAGLEIGSSSTVRPPGQTSQAPASRGRGRGGAPSSAGPPHRIYALAGRQDPEPSPDAATGTDAPGDTPPA